CCAACGGATGCACTTAACCGCTTTGTAGGCTTGGAGTTTCGCCGCGGCGATGGTGTCGCCCATGGCGGTCACCCCCAGCACCCGGCCTCCGGTGTTCACCACCGCGCCGTTCACCAGGCTGGCGCCGGCGTGGAACACCTTCACGTCGGGCAGGCCGGCGGCGTCGTCCAGGCCGCGGATCGGGAAGCCCTTCTCATAGCTTCCCGGGTAGCCTTCGCTCGCCATCACCACGCAGACCGCTGGGCGCGGGTCCCACTCCAGCGGCGGCAGCGAGTCGAGCCGCTTGTCGACCGCCGCGTCCAGCACCTCGAGCAGGTCGGTCTTGAGCCGCATCAACAGCGGCTGGCACTCCGGGTCGCCCAGCCGGACGTTATACTCCAGCACCTTGGGGCCCTGCTTGGTGATCATCAGCCCCGCGTAGAGCACGCCCTGGAACGGCCGCCGCTGCCGCTTCATGTGGTGCACGGTCGGCACGAGGACCGTTTCTTCGATCATGGCCAGCTGCTCGTCCGTCAGCAGCGGGGTAGGGCAGTAGGCGCCCATGCCGCCGGTGTTGGGGCCGGTGTCGCCGTCGCCGGCGGGCTTGTGGTCCTGGGCCGGCGGCAGGGTGAGGATCGACCGCCCGTCGGTGATCGCCAGCACCGACGCTTCGTGGCCGTGCAGCCGCTCTTCGATGATCAGTTGCGCGCCGGCGTCACCAAACTCGCGGCGGCTGGCGATCCGCTCGACCGCGTCAATCGCCTCGGCGCGGTTGTCGCACACCACCACGCCCTTACCGGCCGCCAGGCCGTCGGCCTTCACCACCAGCGGCACGTCCTCGCGGTCGTTCAGGTAGCTCAGCGCGCCCTCGGCGTCCTTGAACGCCTTGTAATCGCCCGACGGAACGTCGGCGTGGCGGAGCAGGTCCTTGCAGAACACCTTGCTCCCCTCGAGCGCGGCGGCCGCCTTCGAGGGGCCGAACGCCCGCAGGCCGGACTCCTGCAGCGCGTCGACCAGCCCGGCCACGAGCGGCGCCTCGGGGCCGACCACCGTCAGCCCGACCTCGTTCTTCTTGGCGAACTCCACCAGGCCGGCGACGTCGTCGCTGCCGACCGACAC
Above is a window of Posidoniimonas corsicana DNA encoding:
- the purD gene encoding phosphoribosylamine--glycine ligase, with protein sequence MKVLVVGGGGREHALAWKIAQSPRADVVFVAPGNAGTAADAELGIQNVSVGSDDVAGLVEFAKKNEVGLTVVGPEAPLVAGLVDALQESGLRAFGPSKAAAALEGSKVFCKDLLRHADVPSGDYKAFKDAEGALSYLNDREDVPLVVKADGLAAGKGVVVCDNRAEAIDAVERIASRREFGDAGAQLIIEERLHGHEASVLAITDGRSILTLPPAQDHKPAGDGDTGPNTGGMGAYCPTPLLTDEQLAMIEETVLVPTVHHMKRQRRPFQGVLYAGLMITKQGPKVLEYNVRLGDPECQPLLMRLKTDLLEVLDAAVDKRLDSLPPLEWDPRPAVCVVMASEGYPGSYEKGFPIRGLDDAAGLPDVKVFHAGASLVNGAVVNTGGRVLGVTAMGDTIAAAKLQAYKAVKCIRWQGAWCRKDISDKAMTYQ